One stretch of Sardina pilchardus chromosome 17, fSarPil1.1, whole genome shotgun sequence DNA includes these proteins:
- the LOC134062045 gene encoding uncharacterized protein LOC134062045 gives MASAITKATQHLSRASDGRDDTKLLMQPYANWEEYLTPGPLSIAIMGELVFISSNVDFSINKNPPKDGFKHIRYPESFRACLMQVCNAGWAAFNEAHKNMDQIRLHTGNVPKYIKESVKILLQDDDELVQALLPDQLENIDHMSQDCLQLAERTEKKFMNVIELIQELLEACTNAKQSYGEELETVKRKIEEAKLRKKASDEANARAEKAMKEMDKQLSDAQRSFNESMDSLPTGWEVVGMNLVEGLSAGLMTYLNSMTRASAMSLLTSQLSPTNTGITSQPQGIQPQRQANDPFAANNIFSKSAELLSHCESLKMFVGGNRQINEAELYDQQRQKAKSDFQKNNFHRILTSIQSENECEPKVQAVQICQKGISLCDKLGQYAVEKQARPELEPASDQTANQLIYLIDEIYGLAQSFDSKSKRITNTAAFPVKPPQLIQSQSQAGGPETKSASQMATENARLRIEQSRAQLDAVRAMYQKSADNMEKNKRELTEILVMMRNCEVKEIDFKTTIKMLVKGLDAMGRVKEQWEKMVRFFQMVSNIIKTCLKTCLDNFLKTASKATNTSLKYSSRMFMKDMIYNQAFQASNIASLVNMISGTYAEVSAKYLMDRVSSLGRLMALDPSNPQFTAERTGLQNACEEAQDGIRRLVLENKRKFEMRTQDRMKKIEGDLLAVMPPPRKEETNKVKAIVQSAFTKEDEDQFV, from the coding sequence ATGGCATCAGCAATTACAAAGGCTACCCAGCATCTCTCCAGAGCATCAGATGGCCGAGATGACACAAAGCTGCTCATGCAGCCTTATGCCAACTGGGAAGAGTACCTGACCCCTGGGCCCCTGTCCATTGCAATAATGGGAGAGTTAGTCTTCATATCATCCAATGTCGATTTCTCCATCAACAAAAATCCACCCAAAGACGGCTTCAAGCACATCAGATACCCAGAATCCTTCCGAGCCTGCCTGATGCAAGTCTGCAATGCTGGCTGGGCAGCTTTCAACGAGGCGCACAAGAACATGGATCAAATCCGCCTCCACACTGGGAATGTGCCAAAGTACATCAAGGAGTCAGTGAAGATCCTCCTTCAGGACGACGATGAGCTGGTCCAGGCCCTTCTCCCTGACCAGCTTGAGAATATTGACCACATGTCACAGGACTGCCTGCAATTAGCTGAGCGGACGGAAAAGAAATTCATGAACGTCATTGAGTTGATCCAGGAGCTCCTTGAGGCGTGCACCAATGCCAAGCAGAGCTACGGTGAGGAACTTGAAACTGTCAAGCGCAAGATAGAGGAGGCGAAGCTACGCAAGAAGGCATCGGACGAAGCCAACGCACGTGCAGAAAAAGCTATGAAGGAAATGGATAAGCAGCTCAGCGATGCTCAAAGGAGCTTCAATGAGTCGATGGACTCTCTACCAACTGGGTGGGAAGTAGTTGGAATGAACCTGGTTGAAGGGCTCTCAGCAGGTCTCATGACTTATCTTAACTCAATGACAAGGGCCAGTGCAATGTCTTTGCTCACCAGCCAACTCTCACCTACGAATACTGGAATCACTTCGCAACCCCAGGGCATTCAACCACAGAGGCAGGCAAATGATCCATTTGCTGCAAACAATATCTTCTCCAAGTCAGCTGAACTTTTGTCTCACTGTGAATCTCTGAAAATGTTTGTTGGTGGAAACAGGCAGATCAACGAGGCAGAACTTTACGATCAACAACGTCAAAAAGCTAAATCAGATTTTCAAAAAAACAATTTCCATAGAATATTAACATCTATCCAATCTGAGAATGAATGTGAGCCAAAAGTGCAAGCTGTGCAAATCTGTCAAAAAGGCATTTCCCTGTGTGATAAGCTTGGTCAATACGCAGTGGAGAAGCAAGCTAGGCCTGAACTGGAACCTGCATCCGACCAGACTGCAAACCAGCTCATTTACCTGATTGATGAAATATATGGCCTGGCTCAATCATTTGACTCAAAGAGCAAACGCATCACCAACACAGCTGCCTTCCCTGTTAAACCACCTCAGTTGATCCAAAGCCAAAGCCAAGCTGGTGGGCCAGAAACAAAGAGCGCCAGTCAGATGGCCACCGAAAACGCCCGACTGCGCATCGAGCAAAGTCGCGCCCAACTGGACGCGGTGAGAGCGATGTATCAGAAGAGCGCTGACAACATGGAGAAGAACAAACGGGAGCTGACTGAGATTCTGGTGATGATGAGAAACTGCGAGGTCAAAGAGATCGATTTCAAGACCACCATCAAGATGCTAGTGAAAGGTCTGGATGCCATGGGGAGGGTGAAGGAGCAATGGGAGAAAATGGTGCGATTCTTTCAGATGGTGTCCAACATTATCAAGACCTGCCTGAAAACCTGTCTGGATAATTTCCTGAAAACAGCCTCAAAGGCCACAAACACATCTCTAAAGTACTCCTCGCGAATGTTCATGAAAGATATGATTTACAACCAGGCCTTCCAAGCCTCTAACATTGCCAGTCTGGTGAACATGATTTCGGGGACTTATGCTGAAGTCTCTGCCAAATACCTGATGGATCGTGTCAGTAGCCTGGGCAGGCTGATGGCCCTTGACCCCAGCAACCCACAATTCACAGCAGAGCGAACAGGTCTCCAGAACGCTTGTGAAGAGGCACAAGATGGAATAAGACGACTTGTCCTTGAAAACAAGCGGAAATTTGAGATGAGGACGCAAGACAGAATGAAGAAAATTGAGGGAGATCTACTTGCAGTAATGCCTCCACCACGCAAggaagaaacaaacaaagtgaagGCAATTGTTCAAAGTGCCTTCACAAAAGAAGATGAAGATCAATTTGTCTAA